One window of the Nicotiana tabacum cultivar K326 chromosome 4, ASM71507v2, whole genome shotgun sequence genome contains the following:
- the LOC107780482 gene encoding translocase of chloroplast 34, which produces MASQIIREWAGIQQFPAATQSKLLELLGKLKQENVCTLTILVMGKGGVGKSSTVNSIIGERAVAVSAFQSETPRPVMVSRSRAGFTLNIIDTPGLVEGGYVNDQALDLIKKFLLNKTIDVLLYVDRLDAYRVDNLDKQIVKAITESFGKEIWRRGIVVLSHAQLSPPDGLTYDEFTSQRSEALLKIVRMGARIRKQEIQAAAVPVVLVENSGRCNKNESDEKILPSGTAWIPNLVQTITDVVLSGSKGILVDQKLIEGPNPNNRGKVLIPFILAFQYFFVVKRIQKWIKYDIANESSPSWA; this is translated from the exons ATGGCATCTCAAATAATTAGAGAATGGGCTGGAATACAACAGTTTCCTGCTGCCACTCAATCAAAGTTGCTTGAATTACTGGGGAAACTGAAACAGGAG AATGTCTGTACCCTGACGATCCTAGTAATGGGGAAAGGTGGTGTTGGGAAATCTTCAACAGTGAACTCAATTATCGGGGAAAGAGCAGTTGCTGTTAGCGCATTTCAG TCAGAAACACCAAGACCAGTGATGGTTTCGCGTTCTCGAGCTGGGTTTACATTAAACATAATTGACACCCCAGGGCTTGTTGAAGGAGGATACGTCAATGACCAGGCTCTTGATCTCATTAAGAA GTTCCTCTTGAACAAGACAATTGATGTTTTGCTCTATGTGGATCGTCTGGATGCATATAGAGTGGATAACTTGGACAAACAGATTGTAAAGGCTATTACTGAAAGTTTTGGCAAGGAAATATGGCGCCGAGGAATTGTGGTTCTCAGTCATGCTCAACTTTCTCCTCCTGATGGATTGACTTATGACGAATTCACGTCCCAAAGATCAGAGGCACTTTTGAAAATTGTTCGGATGGGGGCTCGAATTAGGAAACAAGAGATTCAG GCTGCTGCAGTTCCTGTTGTTTTGGTTGAGAATAGTGGGAGATGCAACAAGAATGAAAGTGACGAAAAG ATACTTCCAAGTGGAACTGCATGGATACCCAATTTAGTCCAAACCATTACAGATGTTGTTTTAAGTGGAAGCAAGGGTATTTTGGTTGACCAAAAATTGATCGAAGGTCCAAACCCCAACAATAGGGGCAAAGTGCTAATTCCTTTTATATTAGCATTCCAA TATTTCTTTGTTGTGAAAAGGATCCAGAAGTGGATCAAGTATGATATTGCAAATGAGAGCAGCCCTTCATGGGCATAA